A window from Acropora palmata chromosome 14, jaAcrPala1.3, whole genome shotgun sequence encodes these proteins:
- the LOC141866005 gene encoding uncharacterized protein LOC141866005, producing the protein MNEGKSQRMNKKQKLEIRNFNHELEDFKVKNKSDINFSPNNYCSDDIASGLNGRSESCNVKCHSKTKLIPAVESEDKPYGRIRRKERPKEQEISYCSKNNSDESNEDFTVDDNDKIDVDDHDCDDYDDGTEEQSEEEEENESEEILTYALRSFVYKKDSEGLIWTRMFLRIAGLVTGNCRR; encoded by the exons ATGAATGAGGGAAAATCACAACGGatgaacaagaaacaaaaacttgaaatcagAAATTTTAATCATGAATTGGAAGACttcaaagttaaaaacaaatcTGATATAAATTTTTCACCAAACAATTATTGTAGTGATGACATTGCATCAGGTTTAAATGGTCGCTCAGAAAGTTGTAATGTTAAGTGTCATAGTAAAACCAAACTGATCCCTGCGGTTGAAAGTGAAGATAAACCATATGGTAGGATCCGTCGTAAAGAAAGACCTAAAGAACAAGAGATAAGTTATTGTAGTAAAAACAATAGTGATGAAAGCAATGAGGACTTCACAGTTGATGACAACGACAAGATAGATGTTGACGACCATGATTgtgatgattatgatgatggAACTGAGGAGCAAAGTGAAGAAGAGGAGGAGAATGAATCTGAGGAAATACTAACTTACG CGTTGCGCAGTTTTGTATACAAGAAAGATTCGGAGGGGCTAATATGGACAAGGATGTTTCTGAGGATAGCAGGCTTAGTAACAGGCAATTGTCGGCGTTGA
- the LOC141866000 gene encoding uncharacterized protein LOC141866000, whose amino-acid sequence MSTEVAVNLPLENASYNPRPPHSPAISTAKDHNQVSNNHNASNEAPRRGRRTPAQWFKKYFWEGQTLNKTQNKALEELDPNAPWHKKLMVKYRLFVGIGIASGLCHIVWWTCAIKYNWFALFPDRYYMTLTMILGGCVAGMTSEGGGAVAFPVLTLAFNVSPSVARDVALMVQSCGMSAATFVIFWMRVQVEMHSIVFCFGGGVLGVILGLEFVDPYVSAKVKKMIFVCVWFAFAFALFLLNRYHKRKTYRTIPDVKPWKIIVLLCCGFVGGVFTAVVGGGVDICSFSVLTLLFRVSEKTATPTSVVMMAWTSLVGLFWRRVIQESVTLQAWNYIIVTAPVVMFMAPFGSILGTHFHRQVLAALIYILDTISLVTAFVILPLGPDLIGMSVGILIFGFAFFGVIAYLGQRMMNDIERRNADLGHVDEDGEKEIKGTANGGFSNKAYQVESSAL is encoded by the exons ATGAGTACCGAAGTTGCAGTCAATTTGCCTCTCGAGAATGCCAGTTACAATCCAAGACCTCCTCATTCTCCTGCCATAAGCACTGCGAAAGACCATAATCAAGTCTCAAATAATCAT AATGCGTCTAATGAGGCACCTCGACGAGGGCGAAGGACTCCAGCGCAATGgtttaagaaatatttttgggAAG GTCAGACTTTGAACAAGACTCAAAACAAAGCTTTGGAGGAGCTTGACCCCAATGCACCATGGCACAAGAAGCTTATGGTAAAGTACCGCCTTTTCGTTGGTATCGGCATCGCGTCTGGACTTTGCCACATTGTTTGGTGGACATGCGCTATTAAATACAACTGGTTTGCTCTGTTTCCTGACAGATATTATATGACATTGACAATGATCCTTGGGGGTTGTGTTGCAG GGATGACCAGTGAAGGTGGAGGTGCAGTGGCTTTTCCCGTGTTGACCCTCGCGTTTAATGTGTCACCGTCAGTGGCACGTGACGTGGCTCTCATGGTACAGTCCTGCGGTATGTCAGCAGCGACATTTGTCATCTTCTGGATGAGGGTGCAGGTAGAGATGCATTCCATAGTCTTCTGCTTTGGCGGTGGTGTCTTGGGCGTGATACTTGGACTGGAGTTTGTTGATCCCTATGTCAGTGCAAAGGTGAAGAAAATGATATTCGTCTGCGTATGGTTTGCATTTGCCTTCGCCCTCTTCCTTCTAAACCGTTACCACAAGCGCAAGACCTACAGGACCATCCCTGATGTCAAGCCATGGAAGATAATCGTTCTCCTGTGTTGTGGATTTGTCGGTGGAGTCTTCACAGCTGTTGTCGGCGGTGGTGTTGACATCTGTAGCTTCAGCGTGTTGACGCTGCTCTTCCGTGTGTCTGAGAAGACGGCCACGCCAACATCAGTTGTCATGATGGCATGGACCTCTCTTGTGGGTCTGTTCTGGCGCCGTGTAATCCAAGAATCAGTCACTCTTCAGGCATGGAACTACATTATTGTGACCGCCCCAGTCGTTATGTTTATGGCTCCTTTTGGCTCAATCCTTGGCACTCACTTCCATCGTCAAGTTCTCGCTGCCTTAATCTACATCTTGGATACCATATCTCTGGTCACTGCCTTTGTCATCCTGCCTCTCGGCCCTGATCTAATCGGAATGTCAGTCGGCATATTGATTTTCGGTTTCGCCTTCTTTGGTGTCATTGCCTATTTAGGTCAACGAATGATGAATGATATTGAACGGAGAAATGCAGACCTGGGGCACGTGGACGAGGATGGTGAGAAAGAAATAAAGGGGACTGCGAATGGAGGcttttcaaacaaagcatATCAAGTGGAGTCTTCTGCTTTGTAA